One window of the Candidatus Chryseobacterium colombiense genome contains the following:
- a CDS encoding response regulator, translating to MKKIIIADDEHKILMSLEYSFKKNNYDVFIARDGTEVLDFLKTMTPDVILLDIMMPNLDGYSTLEIIKQDEKLKNTKVIFLSAKNNPKDIEKGLEMGADAYVTKPYSIKKLIQQIEEMF from the coding sequence ATGAAAAAAATAATTATCGCGGATGACGAACACAAAATATTAATGTCACTGGAATACAGTTTCAAAAAAAACAACTATGATGTTTTCATAGCCAGAGACGGAACAGAGGTTTTGGATTTTTTAAAAACAATGACTCCTGATGTAATCTTACTGGATATTATGATGCCGAATCTTGATGGTTACAGCACCCTGGAAATCATTAAACAGGATGAGAAATTGAAAAATACAAAAGTTATCTTCCTGAGCGCGAAAAACAATCCCAAAGATATCGAAAAAGGTTTGGAAATGGGAGCCGATGCATACGTCACAAAACCTTATTCCATTAAAAAACTGATACAACAGATTGAGGAAATGTTTTGA
- a CDS encoding ATP-binding protein, whose translation MMSSFALFTVVLFYLALLFLVAHLAEKKKSKLWINNPYIYALSLAVYCTAWTYYGSIGVAATSGLNYLPIYIGPIIIIPAWIYINTRIVRISRVNKISSLADFISLRYGNSRSFSAIITIVCLLAIVPYIGLQIKAISETFHLVTETPMSNDILTDNATFVVVLIALFSSYYGTRYVDASEKRLGIISAIALESFLKLFFIIILGLFVLYFVFDGFSDIYQKASQFEDFKEKNTFNGVEGAMNWMVLCMISGTAICILPRQFHTAIVENRQEKHIKTAIWFFPLYLLIFTVFIFPIAWGGRLVFDGQKVNPEFYSILIPQHFDNTLITVLVFLGGLSSCISMIIISAITLSIMLSNNLIIPYGVLGKLKSENETQNTKLITNIRKFSIFALIIMAFAFYKYFILKTSLDSVGLISFVVIAQLAPAFFGAIFWRRGSYKGAVTGLLAGLIICYFGLIIPQYYFSYNQEFKGVLREMYDAFDFFKITFLDRIPQVFFWSILANTGLFAIISVSSKGNYRERNFAELYVDIDKYIQNHENAFIWRGTAYISDIKNILERFLGKNKTEQALRIFNLKYSIDSQTETADSRFIKFSENLLAGRIGTASAKILIEGVTKEDKISLKEVLNILEESKENITLNKKLTEQSEELQKLSDDLRKANESLIIKDHQKDDFLDSVAHELRTPITAIRSAGEILADDDDIPLEIKREFLNNIITESDRLSEIINDILYLDKLQHGEIVLNIQENNIIETYKKALNPLLHLIQQKNLHLSEVNLLNQFLFEYDEARMIQLFQNILGNALKFTDEQGTIQTKLSENENQLVIKIFNTGKHIPEEDLEMIFDKFYQSKNQNILKPTGSGLGLAISKKIVQAQGGTIKAENSGLGVIFTIILQKNKE comes from the coding sequence ATGATGAGTAGTTTCGCGTTATTTACTGTGGTTTTGTTTTACTTAGCCCTTTTGTTCTTAGTCGCTCATTTGGCGGAGAAGAAGAAGAGTAAGCTTTGGATCAACAATCCTTATATCTACGCGCTTTCTCTGGCGGTATACTGCACAGCATGGACGTACTATGGAAGCATTGGTGTTGCTGCAACCAGCGGACTGAATTACCTTCCGATTTACATTGGTCCCATCATCATTATCCCCGCATGGATTTATATCAATACGAGAATCGTACGAATCTCAAGAGTCAATAAAATAAGTAGTTTGGCAGATTTTATTTCGTTAAGGTACGGGAACAGCAGAAGTTTCAGTGCCATCATTACCATTGTTTGCCTTTTAGCAATTGTTCCATACATCGGTTTGCAGATCAAAGCGATTTCCGAAACTTTTCATCTGGTAACGGAAACACCGATGTCTAATGATATTTTAACCGATAATGCTACTTTTGTTGTTGTTTTAATCGCTTTATTTTCATCTTATTATGGAACACGTTACGTTGATGCTTCCGAAAAACGGTTGGGAATTATTTCTGCGATTGCTTTGGAAAGTTTTCTTAAGCTTTTCTTTATCATCATTTTAGGACTATTCGTTCTCTATTTTGTGTTTGACGGATTTTCGGATATCTATCAAAAAGCCAGTCAGTTTGAAGACTTTAAAGAAAAAAACACATTCAACGGTGTTGAAGGCGCGATGAACTGGATGGTTTTGTGCATGATCTCAGGAACTGCGATCTGCATTCTTCCAAGACAGTTTCATACTGCCATTGTTGAGAACAGACAGGAAAAGCACATCAAAACAGCGATTTGGTTTTTTCCACTTTACCTGTTGATTTTCACCGTATTTATCTTTCCGATTGCATGGGGCGGAAGATTGGTTTTCGACGGACAAAAAGTAAATCCGGAATTCTACTCTATTTTAATTCCGCAACATTTTGACAATACCTTAATTACCGTTTTGGTTTTTTTGGGTGGATTAAGCTCCTGCATTTCCATGATTATTATTTCAGCAATTACTTTATCCATCATGCTTTCCAACAATTTAATTATTCCTTACGGAGTATTGGGAAAGCTTAAATCCGAAAATGAAACTCAAAATACAAAGCTCATTACCAATATCCGAAAGTTCAGCATTTTCGCTCTGATTATCATGGCATTTGCTTTCTATAAGTATTTTATTTTAAAAACTTCGCTGGATTCAGTTGGATTGATTTCATTTGTTGTGATTGCACAACTTGCACCTGCATTTTTCGGAGCTATTTTCTGGCGAAGAGGAAGCTATAAGGGTGCAGTAACCGGTCTATTGGCAGGTTTAATAATCTGTTATTTTGGACTGATTATTCCTCAGTATTATTTTTCTTATAATCAGGAATTCAAAGGTGTTTTGAGAGAAATGTACGATGCTTTTGATTTCTTTAAAATTACTTTTCTCGACAGAATTCCACAAGTTTTCTTTTGGTCTATTCTGGCGAATACAGGTTTATTCGCCATTATTTCCGTGAGCAGTAAAGGAAATTACCGTGAAAGAAATTTTGCCGAATTGTATGTGGATATCGATAAATACATTCAAAATCATGAAAACGCATTTATCTGGCGCGGAACAGCTTATATTTCAGATATTAAAAATATTCTGGAAAGATTTTTAGGTAAAAACAAAACCGAACAGGCACTCAGAATTTTCAATTTAAAATATAGTATTGATTCACAGACAGAAACTGCCGATTCCAGATTTATCAAATTTTCGGAAAACCTTTTGGCAGGAAGAATCGGAACCGCTTCCGCAAAAATTTTAATTGAAGGTGTAACCAAAGAAGACAAAATTTCTCTAAAAGAAGTCTTAAACATTTTAGAGGAATCTAAAGAAAATATTACACTTAATAAAAAACTGACTGAACAGTCTGAAGAGCTGCAAAAATTATCCGATGATCTCCGAAAGGCCAATGAAAGTTTAATCATCAAAGACCACCAGAAAGATGATTTCCTCGATTCTGTTGCTCACGAATTAAGAACTCCGATTACCGCAATCCGCTCTGCAGGAGAAATTTTGGCGGATGATGACGATATTCCTTTGGAAATCAAAAGAGAATTCTTAAATAATATCATTACAGAATCCGACAGATTAAGTGAAATCATCAATGATATTCTCTATCTCGACAAACTTCAACATGGTGAAATAGTTTTAAATATTCAGGAAAATAACATTATTGAAACCTATAAAAAAGCTTTAAATCCGCTTCTTCATCTGATTCAGCAGAAAAATCTCCATTTGAGTGAAGTGAATCTTTTGAATCAATTTTTGTTTGAATATGACGAAGCAAGGATGATTCAATTATTTCAGAATATATTAGGAAACGCTTTAAAGTTTACCGATGAACAGGGAACGATTCAAACTAAATTATCTGAAAATGAAAATCAATTAGTCATTAAAATTTTCAACACCGGAAAGCATATTCCCGAAGAAGATCTGGAAATGATTTTTGATAAATTTTACCAGTCAAAAAATCAAAATATTTTAAAGCCTACAGGAAGCGGACTTGGACTGGCTATTTCAAAAAAAATAGTTCAGGCGCAAGGAGGCACAATAAAAGCAGAAAACAGCGGACTTGGTGTGATTTTCACCATTATCCTGCAAAAAAATAAAGAATAA
- a CDS encoding MFS transporter, with protein sequence MSENHHDAYENMTEKQKNRTIWSVITASSLGTLIEWYDFYIFGSLAVVLATKFFPADNPTAAFLSTLATFAAGFVVRPFGALFFGRLGDIIGRKYTFLVTLLIMGFSTFLIGCIPSYETIGFMAPVLVLILRLLQGLALGGEYGGAATYVAEYAQPGRRGYWTSWIQTTATAGLFISLIVILVTKTTLSAEEFDGWGWRIPFWISILMVGVSYIIRRNMKESPLFAKAKSEGKTSKNPLKESFGNKFNFKFVLLALFGAAMGQGVIWYTGQFYAMSFLQKVMNVESAQVDSLMATALFLGTPFFVFFGWLSDKIGRKAVMMTGMLVAILAYRPIYDSMFKSINLENKTVASNGISEKRTAKIHDKITTDSLVSFHKETLYTDGTLIKKDSVVHWSPSGPVMKDGKAEEPKVSQSIKLADNTKWYLVFLVFVQVLFVTMVYGPIAAFLVEMFPVRIRYTSMSLPYHIGNGVFGGLLPAVATYLVTTGKEAGHATWYLEGLWYPIGVAAVCLLIGLFYLKNKNNNIHD encoded by the coding sequence ATGAGCGAAAATCATCACGATGCCTACGAAAATATGACCGAGAAGCAGAAGAACCGCACCATTTGGAGCGTAATCACCGCCTCATCACTCGGCACATTAATAGAATGGTACGACTTTTACATCTTCGGAAGTCTGGCTGTAGTTTTGGCAACTAAATTTTTTCCGGCAGATAATCCGACTGCAGCATTTTTATCTACGCTTGCGACTTTCGCAGCAGGATTTGTAGTAAGACCTTTCGGAGCCTTGTTCTTCGGAAGATTGGGAGACATCATTGGAAGAAAATACACCTTTTTGGTAACTTTATTAATTATGGGATTCTCAACATTCCTGATCGGATGTATCCCAAGTTATGAAACCATTGGATTTATGGCGCCTGTTTTAGTTTTAATTTTAAGATTATTGCAAGGTTTAGCGTTAGGAGGAGAATACGGAGGAGCTGCAACTTATGTCGCAGAATATGCACAGCCAGGAAGAAGGGGGTACTGGACATCATGGATTCAAACCACTGCAACAGCGGGACTCTTCATTTCATTAATTGTTATTTTGGTTACAAAAACTACGCTTTCCGCAGAAGAATTTGACGGTTGGGGCTGGAGAATTCCTTTCTGGATATCCATTTTAATGGTTGGGGTTTCTTACATCATTCGAAGAAATATGAAAGAATCTCCGCTTTTTGCCAAGGCTAAAAGTGAAGGAAAAACTTCAAAAAATCCTTTAAAAGAAAGTTTCGGGAATAAATTCAATTTTAAATTCGTTTTATTGGCATTATTCGGAGCTGCAATGGGACAGGGAGTAATCTGGTACACCGGACAATTCTACGCGATGAGCTTCCTTCAAAAAGTAATGAATGTAGAATCTGCACAAGTCGATTCATTAATGGCAACCGCTTTATTTTTAGGCACGCCTTTCTTCGTATTTTTCGGATGGCTTTCGGATAAAATTGGTCGAAAAGCGGTGATGATGACAGGAATGCTGGTTGCAATTTTAGCATACAGACCCATTTATGATTCCATGTTTAAAAGCATTAATCTTGAAAACAAAACTGTTGCATCGAATGGAATTTCAGAAAAAAGAACAGCTAAAATTCATGATAAAATCACAACCGATAGTCTAGTAAGCTTTCATAAAGAAACATTATATACCGATGGAACTTTAATTAAAAAAGACAGCGTTGTGCACTGGTCGCCAAGTGGACCCGTAATGAAAGACGGAAAAGCGGAAGAACCAAAAGTTTCTCAAAGCATTAAGCTAGCTGACAATACAAAATGGTATCTGGTATTTTTAGTATTTGTTCAGGTGCTTTTTGTAACGATGGTTTATGGTCCGATTGCTGCATTTTTAGTCGAAATGTTCCCGGTGAGAATCCGTTACACATCGATGTCTCTGCCTTATCACATTGGAAACGGCGTGTTTGGAGGGTTGCTTCCGGCAGTTGCAACCTATTTGGTAACAACCGGAAAAGAAGCAGGACACGCTACATGGTATCTGGAAGGACTTTGGTATCCTATTGGAGTTGCCGCAGTATGTTTATTGATCGGATTATTTTATCTTAAAAATAAGAACAATAATATTCACGATTAG
- a CDS encoding porin, whose product MKKLLTFIGLALISNSLYSQGSPDYGNGLKVNLNPQGDKYVRFILWDQFWLRNTQMNPGSIVGGEPTDNSWSLGNRRLRALAYAQISKRYMILAHFGINNQTFINGGGSGTSGTGGYGNGKKPQMFFHDAWNEYAVILPGEAGKFSLSLGAGLHYYMGLSRMTMASTLNFLTVDSPIFSWPLIDNSDQFARQLGMFAKGKYGKLEYRFSLNKPFATDLTPTNVTDPAKAVAVDNNGNPNFSKAGYAEYQFLDEESNLLPFKVGSYLGTKKVFNLGAGFYHQKEGTRTSVNSNIEKHDITLVAIDAFADIPLGNAKNKMAVSAYAGYYNYQFGPNYIRNLGIMNIASADPNFIGDKAIAGPGNLQPTIGTGNIIYAQAGLLLPNQTEKPKIRIQPFAAYTYKNFEAFDKSSSQFDVGANWFIDGHHAKITTQYSTRPIYTNPTESPKSKGEFIIQFQIYL is encoded by the coding sequence ATGAAGAAATTACTCACTTTTATTGGATTGGCTTTAATCAGCAATTCTTTATATTCTCAAGGTTCGCCTGATTATGGAAATGGACTGAAAGTTAACTTAAATCCACAAGGCGACAAATATGTCAGATTTATTTTGTGGGACCAGTTTTGGTTAAGAAATACCCAAATGAACCCCGGAAGTATCGTTGGCGGAGAACCTACCGATAATTCCTGGAGTCTGGGAAACAGACGATTACGTGCTTTAGCATATGCTCAAATTTCCAAAAGATATATGATTTTAGCACATTTTGGAATTAATAATCAGACATTTATCAACGGAGGTGGTTCGGGAACTTCAGGAACGGGAGGCTATGGAAACGGGAAAAAGCCACAAATGTTTTTTCATGACGCCTGGAACGAATATGCAGTTATTTTACCTGGTGAAGCAGGCAAATTCAGTTTATCTTTAGGAGCGGGATTGCATTATTACATGGGACTTTCCCGAATGACGATGGCTTCCACATTGAATTTCCTTACAGTCGACTCCCCTATTTTCTCATGGCCTTTAATCGATAATTCTGACCAGTTCGCCAGACAATTGGGAATGTTTGCAAAAGGAAAATATGGGAAACTGGAGTATCGTTTTAGCCTAAACAAGCCTTTTGCGACAGATTTAACACCAACAAATGTTACAGATCCGGCAAAAGCAGTGGCTGTCGACAACAATGGAAATCCGAATTTCTCAAAAGCAGGCTATGCTGAATATCAATTTCTGGATGAAGAATCTAATTTATTACCCTTTAAAGTGGGATCTTATTTAGGAACAAAAAAGGTTTTCAATCTGGGCGCAGGTTTTTATCATCAAAAAGAAGGAACGAGAACTTCCGTGAATTCAAATATTGAAAAACACGACATTACACTTGTTGCCATCGATGCTTTTGCGGATATTCCTTTGGGAAATGCTAAAAATAAAATGGCAGTTTCGGCCTATGCGGGGTATTACAACTATCAATTTGGTCCAAATTACATCAGAAATTTAGGAATTATGAATATCGCTTCTGCAGATCCAAATTTTATTGGCGATAAAGCGATTGCAGGACCGGGAAATCTACAACCTACGATCGGAACAGGTAATATTATCTATGCACAAGCGGGTTTGCTTTTGCCAAATCAAACAGAAAAGCCGAAAATCAGAATTCAGCCTTTTGCGGCGTATACTTATAAAAATTTTGAGGCTTTTGATAAATCTTCCTCACAATTTGATGTCGGCGCCAACTGGTTTATCGACGGTCATCATGCGAAAATTACAACGCAATATTCTACAAGACCTATTTATACAAATCCAACGGAAAGCCCGAAATCTAAAGGAGAATTTATTATACAATTCCAGATTTATTTATAA
- a CDS encoding GNAT family N-acetyltransferase: protein MEIEISSSIHLMYVSEIQQEMYDSAQRRGTGIAKRSIEYLSKKISEGNAVVATENGEWVGFCYIETWSHGQFVANSGLIVSPKFRERGAATLIKNKVFQLSREKYPNAKVFGLTTGLAVMKINSDLGYKPVIYSELTQDEEFWNGCKNCVNYEILMKKERKNCLCTAMLFVPENITKNGAAHTQPEIKYSNEQESHLSV from the coding sequence ATGGAAATAGAAATTTCCTCATCCATACATCTGATGTATGTGAGTGAAATACAGCAGGAAATGTACGATTCTGCACAGCGTAGAGGAACGGGGATTGCCAAACGTTCCATAGAATATTTAAGTAAGAAGATTTCAGAAGGCAATGCTGTGGTGGCTACTGAAAACGGAGAGTGGGTGGGTTTCTGTTATATAGAAACCTGGTCGCATGGTCAGTTTGTGGCTAACTCCGGATTGATTGTTTCTCCTAAATTCAGGGAAAGAGGTGCTGCAACTTTAATTAAAAATAAAGTTTTCCAATTATCTAGAGAAAAATATCCGAATGCGAAAGTCTTCGGTCTTACCACAGGTCTTGCCGTAATGAAAATCAACAGTGATTTAGGCTATAAACCGGTAATTTATTCTGAGCTTACTCAGGATGAGGAATTCTGGAACGGCTGTAAGAACTGTGTGAACTATGAAATTTTAATGAAAAAAGAACGTAAAAACTGCCTGTGCACGGCCATGCTTTTCGTTCCTGAAAATATAACAAAAAATGGAGCTGCCCATACGCAGCCGGAAATTAAATATAGCAATGAACAAGAAAGTCATCTTAGCGTTTAG
- the argG gene encoding argininosuccinate synthase, giving the protein MNKKVILAFSGGLDTSYCAKYLSETLGYDVYAVTVNTGGFSKEEEKELERKALNLGVKEYRCVDAQEDYYNSCVKYLIFGNVLKNNTYPLSVSAERTIQAQEIAKFAIEVGADAIAHGSTGAGNDQVRFDLIFQVMCPNVEIITPIRDKALSREEEIEFLKNNGYEMEFHKAQYSVNKGLWGTSVGGKETLTSRNYLPEEAFPSQIKETEPSELEIEFKNGEVVAVNGENFEHSVYAIQKIEELASAYGIGRDIHVGDTIVGIKGRVGFEAAAASVIIKAHHLLEKHTLSKYQQMMKSQLSDWYGNWLHEALFLDPVMRNIESFLVDSQKTVSGKVFVTLHPYRFILNGIESEHDLMSDKFGSYGEANRAWTGEDVKGYTKIVSNSLNIYHQINATKI; this is encoded by the coding sequence ATGAACAAGAAAGTCATCTTAGCGTTTAGCGGAGGGTTGGATACCTCTTACTGTGCTAAATATCTTAGTGAGACACTGGGATATGATGTGTATGCAGTTACTGTAAATACCGGAGGTTTTTCTAAAGAAGAAGAGAAAGAACTGGAAAGGAAAGCCTTAAATCTTGGGGTGAAAGAATACAGGTGTGTAGATGCTCAGGAAGATTATTACAATTCTTGCGTAAAGTATTTGATTTTTGGGAATGTTTTAAAAAATAATACCTATCCGTTGTCTGTAAGTGCGGAACGTACGATTCAGGCGCAGGAAATTGCAAAATTCGCGATTGAAGTCGGTGCTGATGCCATTGCTCATGGAAGCACGGGAGCAGGAAATGACCAGGTCCGTTTTGACTTGATTTTCCAGGTAATGTGTCCGAATGTTGAGATCATTACGCCGATTCGTGATAAGGCTTTGTCTCGTGAAGAGGAAATCGAGTTTTTGAAAAATAACGGCTATGAAATGGAGTTCCATAAAGCGCAATATTCTGTGAATAAAGGACTTTGGGGTACTTCGGTAGGTGGAAAAGAAACGTTGACGTCAAGAAATTATCTCCCCGAAGAAGCTTTTCCGTCTCAAATTAAAGAAACTGAGCCTTCTGAATTGGAAATTGAGTTTAAAAATGGAGAAGTTGTGGCTGTAAACGGAGAAAATTTTGAACATTCTGTTTATGCGATTCAGAAAATTGAAGAATTAGCTTCGGCTTATGGAATTGGTAGAGATATTCACGTTGGAGATACGATTGTGGGAATCAAAGGAAGAGTTGGTTTTGAAGCGGCTGCAGCATCTGTAATTATCAAAGCGCACCATTTATTGGAAAAACATACGCTTTCAAAATATCAGCAGATGATGAAGTCCCAATTATCCGATTGGTACGGAAACTGGCTTCACGAAGCACTTTTCTTAGATCCAGTGATGAGAAATATCGAGTCTTTCTTGGTTGATTCTCAAAAAACGGTCAGTGGAAAAGTTTTTGTAACTCTTCATCCTTACCGATTTATCTTGAATGGAATTGAATCTGAACACGATCTAATGTCTGATAAATTCGGAAGTTATGGAGAAGCAAACAGAGCTTGGACGGGAGAAGATGTGAAAGGGTATACTAAAATTGTAAGCAATTCCTTGAATATATATCATCAGATTAACGCAACCAAAATATGA
- the argC gene encoding N-acetyl-gamma-glutamyl-phosphate reductase codes for MKTVGIVGANGYTGSELVRLLAFHPHVSLSFLYSRSNSGTKISDLYPDLATVCEILLTDHPEEVDILFLCLPHKESQNWLNQNAVKDSTLVIDLGNDFRLDGNFGNRNFIYGLPEINKKQLSGAKSIANPGCFATAIQLALLPLAQKGLLNEVYTTGITGSTGAGQSLQATTHFTWRNDNISAYKTLTHQHVDEILQQLIAYNTNEISLNFVPWRGDFARGIFTSSTVKTDLELSDIEQLFKDFYEDEPFVKVSEKAIDLKQVVNTNRCVIHIEKSGNVAVIHSAIDNLLKGASGQAVQNMNIAMGWEDNSGLNLKPIAF; via the coding sequence ATGAAAACAGTAGGAATTGTAGGCGCCAACGGTTACACGGGAAGCGAATTGGTTCGGCTGCTGGCTTTTCATCCTCATGTGTCTTTGAGTTTTTTATATAGTCGTTCGAATTCGGGCACAAAAATTTCAGATTTGTACCCGGATTTAGCGACGGTCTGTGAAATACTTTTAACAGATCATCCAGAAGAAGTGGATATTTTATTTTTATGTCTTCCTCACAAAGAAAGTCAGAATTGGCTGAATCAAAATGCTGTAAAAGATTCAACGTTGGTCATTGATTTAGGAAATGATTTTCGCTTAGACGGGAATTTCGGAAACAGAAATTTTATCTACGGATTACCTGAAATCAATAAAAAACAACTTTCCGGAGCGAAAAGTATTGCCAATCCAGGGTGTTTTGCAACGGCTATTCAACTGGCTTTGCTTCCATTAGCTCAAAAAGGTTTGTTAAATGAAGTGTATACAACAGGAATCACAGGTTCTACAGGAGCGGGGCAGTCTTTACAGGCAACAACGCATTTTACCTGGAGGAATGATAATATCTCAGCCTATAAAACTTTGACACATCAGCATGTGGATGAGATTTTACAGCAGTTAATTGCTTATAATACAAATGAAATCAGTCTGAATTTTGTTCCATGGAGAGGGGATTTTGCGAGAGGGATTTTTACAAGTTCCACTGTGAAAACAGATTTAGAACTTTCAGATATTGAGCAATTGTTTAAGGATTTTTATGAAGATGAGCCTTTCGTAAAGGTAAGCGAAAAAGCAATTGACTTAAAACAGGTTGTCAACACGAATCGCTGTGTGATTCATATTGAAAAGAGTGGAAATGTTGCAGTAATTCACTCAGCGATTGACAATTTGTTGAAAGGTGCTTCCGGACAGGCGGTGCAAAATATGAATATTGCCATGGGTTGGGAAGATAATTCAGGATTAAACTTAAAACCAATAGCATTTTAA
- a CDS encoding aminotransferase class III-fold pyridoxal phosphate-dependent enzyme yields MNLFNVYPLFNINPIKAQGSFLWDDKGEQYLDFYGGHAVISIGHNHPHYQTQLKNQLDKISFYSNSVQNELQTELAEKLGKLSSLEDYNLFLCNSGAEANENALKLASFHNGKNKVLYFSGSFHGRTSAAVSVTDNPKIVAPVNYDERFIKSEWNNIEQLEEVFEKKGSEISSVIIEGIQGVGGIMIPTLEFLTKIKELCEKHDVVLILDEVQSGYGRSGYFFAHQEFGIEADIITTAKGMGNGFPIGGVLIHPKFEASNGLLGTTFGGNHLACVAAIAVLDVMKDENLIQNAQEMGTYIENEIKGFPHIKTIRRKGLMIGIELDRDCSEVRNSLLYNHHIFTGNSNDKAVLRILPALNIKKEETDLFINALKEVLENI; encoded by the coding sequence ATGAATTTATTCAACGTATATCCATTATTCAACATAAATCCAATTAAAGCTCAGGGATCATTCCTTTGGGACGATAAGGGAGAACAATATCTTGATTTTTACGGAGGTCATGCTGTGATTTCTATTGGTCACAATCATCCACATTATCAAACTCAATTAAAGAACCAGTTAGATAAAATATCTTTTTATTCAAATTCGGTTCAAAATGAATTGCAAACTGAATTGGCTGAAAAATTAGGAAAACTTTCAAGTTTGGAAGATTACAATCTGTTTCTGTGTAATTCAGGTGCTGAAGCGAACGAAAATGCTTTAAAACTGGCTTCTTTTCACAACGGAAAGAACAAAGTGCTGTATTTTTCAGGTTCATTTCATGGAAGAACTTCCGCAGCAGTTTCTGTGACGGATAATCCAAAAATTGTTGCTCCTGTCAATTATGATGAAAGATTCATTAAATCTGAATGGAATAATATCGAACAACTTGAAGAGGTTTTTGAAAAAAAGGGAAGTGAAATTTCATCCGTTATTATTGAAGGAATTCAGGGAGTTGGTGGAATTATGATTCCAACACTTGAATTTTTAACTAAAATCAAAGAATTATGCGAAAAACATGATGTTGTCTTGATTTTGGATGAAGTTCAGTCCGGATACGGAAGAAGTGGTTATTTCTTCGCTCATCAGGAATTTGGAATTGAAGCCGATATCATCACAACGGCAAAAGGAATGGGAAATGGTTTTCCAATCGGCGGTGTTTTGATTCATCCGAAATTTGAGGCAAGCAATGGTTTGCTGGGAACTACTTTTGGAGGAAATCATTTGGCTTGTGTCGCGGCAATTGCTGTATTAGACGTAATGAAAGATGAAAATCTCATCCAAAATGCTCAGGAAATGGGCACTTATATTGAAAATGAAATTAAAGGTTTTCCACATATTAAAACGATCCGAAGGAAAGGCTTGATGATTGGGATTGAACTTGACAGGGACTGCTCTGAAGTGAGGAACAGCCTGTTGTACAATCATCATATTTTCACAGGAAATTCTAATGATAAGGCTGTGTTGAGAATTCTTCCGGCACTTAACATTAAAAAAGAAGAAACTGATTTATTCATTAATGCTTTGAAAGAAGTATTGGAGAATATTTAA